A region of the Desertifilum tharense IPPAS B-1220 genome:
CTCCCTTCATATTGCGGATCGAACATTGCCGACCAACTGTCAATTTCAGTTTGGGTGGCTCGCTGATTATAACCGATGCCTAGAGTTCCCCATTGATACGGAAAACTATATTGATTGCCTGGATCGTAGGGAGGGTTGATAAACTGAGGTTCGAGATGGACGGCATTGGGAATGGCTTGGCGATCGAGCTTCCTCAACATTCCCTCCGCAATCATGATTTCAATCATGTAATCGCTGGGAAAGATAATATCATAATGAGCAGAATGATGCTTGAGCTGTTCGTAAAGTTCCTCATTAGATTCATAGGTGTCGTAGGAAATTTTAATTTTGTTTTGTTTTTCAAACTCAATAATGATATCTGGGTCGATATACGTTGACCAATTATAAATTCTCAGTTCATTTTTGAATAACGAGCTTCCGAGTTTAAGACCGCTATGAACTCCCACAACAAGAATTAAAACCGCCATAAACAAACCCAAGTAAAATCGAATGTCCTTGGGGTATTTCTGCCAAAACAGCATTGCAATCATTGTCTGATAGTGCTTGAGAGTTATCCAGTAGGCGGCTTGTCAAAAAGCTTGGACAAGAGAGGATGCGCTGGCGTACAAATTGCGATCGCTCGTCCAACGCACCCTCACATCTCAAAAAAATAGTAGGCTATGCCTAAGCGCACAACCTCTCTTTTTTAACTACGCTAAACCTTCTACAACCGGATGGAAAAAGAACGCTAGCGCCAAAACCACATAAGCCGCTAACAGTAGCGACCCTTCCAACCAGTCAGACCGACCATCCGAACTTACAGAGTTCGCAATCAAAACTGCAACAGTTACGGCAACCAGTTCAAACGGATTAAAATCTAAATCCATCGGTTGGTTAAAGACTAAGCCTGCTAAAACCAACACAGGAGCCACAAACAAGGCAATTTGCAAACTCGAACCGACAGCGACGGAAACCGATAAATCCATCTTATTCTTCATCGCTACCGTTACCGCCGTGGCGTGTTCGGCAGCGTTACCGATAATAGGAACGAGGATCACCCCGGTAAATAAGGCACTTAACCCTAAATAGGTGGTTGCTTCTTCTAAGGAGTCTACAAGCAATTCCGACTCTAGCGCCACCGCTAGGGTACAAGCAAGTAAAACCCCAGACCATAGCAAAATATTGGGTTTTTCGCCCGGTTCTTCTCCTTCTTCCTCATTTTCAGCCAGACCGACATCATAGAGGTACGAGTGGGTTTTCATCGAGAATAGCAACGTTAACCCATAGACCAAAATCAGGACGATGGCGACTGCGCCGGAGAGTTTTTGCATAATTGGCTCGTCAATGCCATTGGAGGTGACATCAACCGCAGTAGGAACCAAAATCGCAATCACGGCGAGGTTCATAGCGGACGCGTTCAGCCGCGCCACAATTGGGGTAAAGCTTTGCTCTTTATAGCGGATACCGCCTAGCAGCATCGCAAACCCCATCACCAGTAACAGGTTACTGATGATAGAGCCGGTGATACTGGCTTTGACGACATCAATCAGACCCGCTTTGAGGGCAACAATCCCGATAATTAATTCAGTGGCGTTGCCAAAGGTGGCGTTCATCAGTCCCCCTAAGTTGGGGCCGACAACCACGGCAATTTCTTCGGTAGCGGTTCCCATCCAGGCGGCGAGGGGAACGATGGCTAGCGCAGAGGTGATAAAGATGGTGGTCGATCCCCATCCGAGGAAGTGTGCCGCGATGGAAATGGGGATAAAGATCAGAAGGCTGGAAATAATCGTGTTGGTGTCGAGTTTCAACATTTCTAGGTGCTTTCACCCACCACAAGTGGTCAATCACCCATGCTACTCGAAACTTCACAACGCGAGGGAGAAGGTTGTGAGGCTCTACCCCCGATTCTTGATTAATTAAACTTATGATTGGGAAATTCCAAGAAAAAACTGCCGATACTCGCCATCAGCAGTTAAATCAGAAGGATTATACAGTTGTCTGGAAGAAAAGTTTGAGTTTAGCGGGTTGATGTTTGGGCGTTAGATTGGCTACCCATCAGTGGATTCACCTCCTAGAAGCGATTTCTCGAATGGGAGCTAGCATCAAGAATCTAATGGTTCAAAGGGTTTGGCGTCGGATAAATTATAAATTTCAATCGCGCCTTCACGCCGAATCATGCGTTTGCCTAAATGCGGGAACTCAGCAATTTCGATATCTAAATTTTCTCCTCCTGTGAGATACCGCAGGTCTTCATCTCCTGTATTTCTAAGATGATGCGCGACTGAAGGCGTAGGAAATCCCATAAAATCTCCGGCACTGACTGCAAATTCTGCCCCATCAATTTCTGCTACACCATGACCCGATAGGATATAAATCCATTCTTCTTCTCGATAGTGGGAATGATAGATGAAGGATTCTTTACCAGGGGGAACTGCGATCAAGTTAACCCCTGTGCGCTGTAATCCTACTGCTTTGCCTAACTGAGTTCCCATGAGTTCGGAATTGGGATTCCACGGATGAGAGAAGCGGTGCAAATTGGACATAATTTGCTGGGTTCGCAGAAGTAGAGGGTGTTGGTCTGTCATGGGGTCATCTTCTGATTTCGGCTTGCTAGATGTGCTTTTATTCTAGCCTCTGCCTTTTGTGGGCTGGCGAGATAGTAACCGTAAAAGCAGCTAAATTGCACGAAACGGATGAGCCATTGCTGAAGTTTAGAAAACAAAATAGGGGTTTTGTTTTCGGTGTAGTTGAGGTTAAAAGATTGTTTCATGATTTGGGTTTACTGAGAATAACGATTTTCAATCCAGATGCGAACTTCTGATTCTGAGGTGAAGCAGAAGGTGCGATCGCGATGCGGATCGTAGACGTACCAAACGGGGGTGCGATCGCGCTGAATTTCCTGCCATATGTAGGGTTCTGTGGCTGGCGCTAAGTAACGGGCAAGTGTTAACCGAACTTGGCGAAACACTGCGGCGATCGCAGATTGAAGCGGAGGCGATTTCAGGCTAATTTCTATAATATTTAGCGGTGCATTAACAGCTTTCATCTAAGCTGACCTCCCTGGAAAATCTCAGTGCTTCACTCTACTTTGAAGGAAGTCCGAAATCTTGATAAGGTACAGATTTACCCAGTTTAAGTAGTACAGTTTTTTAAAGTAAAACTGGTTTAGAAAAACTCGTTAAAATTGTACTATCCCTAAGAACTGAGCGCAGGGATACTGACGGCTCTGGAAATTCGGGTCTAGAAGACGTTTCCAAAGTTAGCAGAGTACACTGAAAATCAGACCGAATGCTAAGGGGTGCCTCTAATTCGCTCATTTTAAGTATTTAAACGGGTACTAAAAATGAGAAAAAACTTGGCAACAGGTCAAAGCTGAAATTCTGGCAATGGTCATCGGGAATCACGATCTGTAGCGAGCTTTGCCTGCTGGCTGCAATCTTTAAGAGTTGGAGGTGATGTGGTATGTTAGCAAAATTCAAGGGCTTCGTGTTGGGCTATCGATCGCGTTGGCGCTCTTTGCTATTTCTGGGAATTGCGATCGCCTCTTTCAGTACCTTCACGCTGCTGTCTGCGGTCTTCAATGCCCATCGTAACGTTGCTCAACCCCCCTTAGTGACGCAAGCTACCATTGTGGATATTGTCGGTCAACAAGTGCTAGTTCGCGATCGCCCCGCCCGTCCTCAAGACCGCGCCAGACAGGGAGATCCCGTCCGCACCACCCGCGCGAGAACTCAACTTAACTTTAATACAGGAGCCATCGGTCGCCTAGGACAAAACACCGTCCTTACCATTGGACAGCAGTGTTTTCAAATTCAACAGGGCGAAATTTTAGTCAAAGGAGCCGCTAACGGTTGTAGCAACACCGTTCGCGCTGGCGTGCGGGGGACAAGCTACTGGATGGAAGTGAGTGCAAGCGGACAAACAGAAGTGGGAGTTCTAGAAGGAGAAGTGGAACTCGCGCCCCTGCGAAAAACTGCCCAAGAATCGGTTAGCCTTATTCAAGGTCAAGGCATCATTATCGACACTCAAGGTCGTTTTGGTTCCGTGACGCAGTGGCCGATCGAACGTTTTGAAAAGATTTTAAATGGGCCGCTTTTTCAAGGATTTCAAACAGAGTTTCCCGGTTTATTAGACGTTCAAGAAGCGCTAGAACAAGTCTTTCCGGGGGCAGGATTTTCCGGGGATGCCTCGTATCAAAAAGAGCCATCGCACTCCTAACGACACAAAAAAATCGGATTCCCAGTCTCAAAGATGTAAATCTAATCGTGATGCGATCGGAGGCTTGTGGTTATGTTGGATCGATGGAGGTTTTCGCACGTTCAAAAACGTTTTTTACGTTTCGGACAACGCTTAATCATTGCCTGGGGTTTTGTAATGTTACTGGGTTTACCGCTGCTAGCCCAATCAACTAGCGTCACCCAAGCCACCATTACCCAAATTGTGGGCAATCAAGTGTTTATCCGCGCCCAACCTGCCAGAATTCGCGATATTGCCCGCACGGGCGAACAAGTCCGCACGACCCAGGCTCGCACCCAGCTTACATTTAATACAGGGGCGCTCGGTCGTTTAGGCCCCAACTCCGCCTTAACCGTCGGTCAGCAGTGCTTTCAAATTCAGCAGGGCGAAATTTTAGTCAGCGGTGCAGCCAACGGCTGTAGCAGTACCGTACGCGCTGGCGTCCGGGGAACGACTTACTACATGGATATTAACGAACAAGGCGATACCCACGTTCGCGTGTTAGAAGGTGAAGTTGAAGTCTCTCCAATGACTCAACGCCGC
Encoded here:
- the cax gene encoding calcium/proton exchanger, producing MLKLDTNTIISSLLIFIPISIAAHFLGWGSTTIFITSALAIVPLAAWMGTATEEIAVVVGPNLGGLMNATFGNATELIIGIVALKAGLIDVVKASITGSIISNLLLVMGFAMLLGGIRYKEQSFTPIVARLNASAMNLAVIAILVPTAVDVTSNGIDEPIMQKLSGAVAIVLILVYGLTLLFSMKTHSYLYDVGLAENEEEGEEPGEKPNILLWSGVLLACTLAVALESELLVDSLEEATTYLGLSALFTGVILVPIIGNAAEHATAVTVAMKNKMDLSVSVAVGSSLQIALFVAPVLVLAGLVFNQPMDLDFNPFELVAVTVAVLIANSVSSDGRSDWLEGSLLLAAYVVLALAFFFHPVVEGLA
- a CDS encoding FecR domain-containing protein, which codes for MLAKFKGFVLGYRSRWRSLLFLGIAIASFSTFTLLSAVFNAHRNVAQPPLVTQATIVDIVGQQVLVRDRPARPQDRARQGDPVRTTRARTQLNFNTGAIGRLGQNTVLTIGQQCFQIQQGEILVKGAANGCSNTVRAGVRGTSYWMEVSASGQTEVGVLEGEVELAPLRKTAQESVSLIQGQGIIIDTQGRFGSVTQWPIERFEKILNGPLFQGFQTEFPGLLDVQEALEQVFPGAGFSGDASYQKEPSHS
- a CDS encoding cupin domain-containing protein, encoding MTDQHPLLLRTQQIMSNLHRFSHPWNPNSELMGTQLGKAVGLQRTGVNLIAVPPGKESFIYHSHYREEEWIYILSGHGVAEIDGAEFAVSAGDFMGFPTPSVAHHLRNTGDEDLRYLTGGENLDIEIAEFPHLGKRMIRREGAIEIYNLSDAKPFEPLDS